The genomic region GAAAGAGAGAACTGCCAAGGGACCCGATACAAGAATGCTGGCCATATTGATTAACAGGCTTGAGGAATCGAGACCAAACTTGATTAAGACTATTGAAGGGATACCTGCCATCATAAGAAAGGCGAAGAGTGTAAAGATTGCAAACAGGTGCATTATACCCCAAAAGAAGGGTTTAGACTTGTATGATTTACCCTTTGGCACATTAACTTTTGTTTTTACAGAGGGAGAACCTTGTCGTGATTCATCTGCTGAGATATGTTCATTATCCTGCAGGGCTGAAATGTCTCCAATCCTTGAATTATTTCCCATCTTAGTATTCAAACCTATATAAGAGTGAATGCCAACAAAACAGTTGTCGCCTATCTCAATTTTTCCGATTTTTAAATAGCCATTTTCAATAGAGGTTCCTAATAATTGAGTTTCATTTCCGATAGATGAGTTATTTCCAATGCTGAGGTTATCCCAACTTGAACACAAGTGAGTATCGATTGTACAATGACGACCTATTTTCGCCCCCATTAAACAGTAATAAAACGACATCAAAGGACTTCCTGCAAGCAATTGCGATCCCGTCATTGCCTGTATTCGATCAGTAAGCCACCATCTATAATAATAGAATCCATTAACAGGATAAATTCCTGGTTTTATTCGACCTATGATTAGCCACTTTAAAGCAACTCCCAACAACAGAATAACGGGATACATCAGCATCATGATTCCTGCACTTCCAAAGATTAATCTATTGATGGAAAGCTCATTCTCGGTATATTTCAAATAATAAAGGATTAATGCTGCAATGGGTAAAACACCTAGCCCATAAATAAGGTACATGGAGAGTGCCTGCAATGCTTTAATCAATGTCGCAATTTTACTTTTGGGTGGCAAACCCAAAGACTCTTCTTCATCAGCAGTTTCGCAAACATTCATCTTCGAGTGGGCCGTATCGGATAGTTTTTCTATGGTAGGAAAAATATATAAATCACGTATCGCTATCTCAATATTGTGTTTAAATCGGAGTACTGAAGCTACTTTCGCAGCTAGCAGAGAATGCCCTCCCAAATCGTTAAAGAAATTATCTTTAATTGAAATCTCATCCATTCCAAAAACTTCTTTCCAGACTTCAACCAGTATCTTTTCAGTCCCATTTGAAGGAGGAATGATTTCCCTATTCATTTTAATCAGTGGGGTCATGGGAATGGGTAACCTTTTTTTATCCACCTTACCACTCGTTAAAAGCGGGAGACCATCAACAACTTCCAAGTAGGTAGGAATCATATAGGCTGGCAGATGTTGTTCCAACATGCTTAATATCTCATCGAAAATAACAGGTTTTGAACTGTCTTTTAAAACAATATAGGCCACCAGCTCTTTAATCACGTTTTTCTCAGTTACATTAACTACCGAGCTTGAGACATTGGGGAATTCCCGCAAAACAGATTCGATTTCCGAGAGCTCAATACGATATCCCCTCACCTTAACCTGTGAGTCGATACGCCCATGAAAGAGGATTTCTTTATTCTCATTCAGACTGACCAAATCACCTGTTTTGTATAGCCTTTCATTTTTCACTATTCCGTCAACAAATGTATTTCTGGTCAGTTCTTCCTGATTTAAATACCCCTTTGCCAAACCTTTTCCGCCAATGTAAAGTTCCCCCTTATCACCATTCAATACGGGCTTTTTGTTTTCATCCAAAATGTAAATGTCATAATTCGGTATTGGCTTTCCAATGGTCACCTTCGCTCCTGCTTTACACTCCCAATATGTTGTATTAACAGTGGTTTCAGTTGGTCCATAAACATTTAACATTCGCGCCCCATTTTTTGACCATTTATTAACCAACTCAGGGGGGCAAACTTCACCACTCAGGATTATTAATTTCACCGAATGTAGTTCCTCATCCATCATACTTAGAAAAGTAGGCACGGTTGACAGAAAAGTGACTTTTTCATTATTAATTAATTTAATGGCCTCGCTAGCCAATTTGGTCACCTCATCATTTGCAACAATAAGCGAGGCTCCACATGAGAAAGCCATCCAAATCTCCTCAACCGAGCCATCAAAACTGTATGCAAAACCATTGTAAAGACGATCATTGGAATTGAGCTTACAAACTTGTTTAAAGGAGTTGACGAAATGGACAACATTGTAGTGTTGTGCCATGACACCTTTAGGGCGACCGGTTGATCCGGATGTATAAATGATATAAGCCAGATCATCATTTTTAATCTGAACCTGGTTTTCGCCCACTCTTTCCGGAGACAGGTCATTTAGCTCTGGAGAATTAATGTCGAGCAAACAAGTGTCGATATCTAATTCTGAAAACAGACCTGACTCTGTTAAAATGATTTTTATTTCGGCATCCTTAATAATGTGTCTTATTCTATCGACAGGAAAGCTCCTGTCTATTGGTACATAAGCTGCGCCAACCTTTAAAATTCCCAACATTGCGACGATAGGCAATTCGGAGCGTTTAAAATAGATCGCAACCAAATCCTTAGGCTTAACCCCCTTGGCAATAAGATAGTGAGCAAGCTTGTTCGCTCGTTCTTCAATATCTTTATATGTAAATTCACAACTCCCACTTTTTACTGCCAGAGCATTTGGAGTTAAACTGGCTTGATCTTCGAATATTTGATGTAAAAGCATGTTTTGTTTTTTTTGATGTTTATTTAGATAATAGCTTCATTAAACGACGACTATCGAACTCAATAATATGTGGGGTTTGATTTAGGTTTATCTCCTTATGAGTTACTGACAAGGCATAACTTTTGCCAGAGAAACAAATTGTTTTATTGTAAATGTGATTAGGCTGAACTTTATTATTGTACATCGCTGCATAGTATGACTCAGATCGACCAACAATATCGAGACCTTTAAAGTCGAGACCAATTCCCAGTCCCAGGTATTTAGCATAGGCTTCCTTGATGGTCCACAGACGCAAATAATGCATCTGTTTTGACAATATGCTGCTTCGCTGCAATTTTACTATTTCGCTATCAGTAAATACAGTTTGTGCAAGACGGTCATCAATTTTATAATGGTAGGATTCTATATCCAGGCCAACTTCATCTTTAGAGGAAATTGCTATCGCAAAAATATCTTCGCAATGCGAAACATTAAAAAACAGTTTGGATTCATAAATGGAATTAACTGTGTATGGTTTATTTTCAATCGTTTTTTCAAACTCCCAGTATGCAGGTAATATTCCAAAATCACAGTACTCTGAGAGTAGATATCTTTTTAAAACCTTTGACACAACAATACTCATTTTCAATTGATTATTCCCGATTAATGCGATCTCTGTTTTTTCAATCGGTGATAAAACATCCAAAACCTGACACATAGATTGAAGCAATTTTGGAGTTATTTCTACGATGTAAATCTTCATGACTTATTCCAAAGGGTAACTAAAATATTTATTTTCATAATTTCTAAGAATTACTTCTCCATATTCCTTTGAAATGATGGTCTCAGGCATAATAGGGATTTTTCCTCCACCATTAGGTGCATCAATAACCAACTGAGGAACTGCCATTCCTGATGTATGCCCCCTTAATCCTTCGATTATATCCAATCCGGTCTGAAGCGAAGTTCTAAAGTGACTAGCTCCTAGTATTAAATCCATCATGTAGATGTAATAGGGTTTTACACGTATCTCAAGTAGCTTTTGCATCAACAACTTCATGGTCGCAATATCATCGTTAACACCCTTAAGCAAAACGCTCTGATTCCCTAGAGGAATACCAACATTGGCTAATTTATTACAAGCTTCGGTCGACTCATCTGTAATTTCATCGGGATGATTAAAATGTGTATTGATATAAAGAGGATGGTGTTGTTTTAGAATTGAACACAACTTATCCGTAATGCGATTAGGGTTTACAACCGGCATTCTCGTTCCAATTCGAATAATCTGTACATGTTTTATCTTTCTTAAATTTGAAAGTATAAAGCCCAGATTTTCATCAGATAAGGTTAAGGGGTCGCCACCGGAAACAACCACATCTCTAATCTCAGTATGCTTTTT from Ancylomarina subtilis harbors:
- a CDS encoding Pls/PosA family non-ribosomal peptide synthetase, whose amino-acid sequence is MLLHQIFEDQASLTPNALAVKSGSCEFTYKDIEERANKLAHYLIAKGVKPKDLVAIYFKRSELPIVAMLGILKVGAAYVPIDRSFPVDRIRHIIKDAEIKIILTESGLFSELDIDTCLLDINSPELNDLSPERVGENQVQIKNDDLAYIIYTSGSTGRPKGVMAQHYNVVHFVNSFKQVCKLNSNDRLYNGFAYSFDGSVEEIWMAFSCGASLIVANDEVTKLASEAIKLINNEKVTFLSTVPTFLSMMDEELHSVKLIILSGEVCPPELVNKWSKNGARMLNVYGPTETTVNTTYWECKAGAKVTIGKPIPNYDIYILDENKKPVLNGDKGELYIGGKGLAKGYLNQEELTRNTFVDGIVKNERLYKTGDLVSLNENKEILFHGRIDSQVKVRGYRIELSEIESVLREFPNVSSSVVNVTEKNVIKELVAYIVLKDSSKPVIFDEILSMLEQHLPAYMIPTYLEVVDGLPLLTSGKVDKKRLPIPMTPLIKMNREIIPPSNGTEKILVEVWKEVFGMDEISIKDNFFNDLGGHSLLAAKVASVLRFKHNIEIAIRDLYIFPTIEKLSDTAHSKMNVCETADEEESLGLPPKSKIATLIKALQALSMYLIYGLGVLPIAALILYYLKYTENELSINRLIFGSAGIMMLMYPVILLLGVALKWLIIGRIKPGIYPVNGFYYYRWWLTDRIQAMTGSQLLAGSPLMSFYYCLMGAKIGRHCTIDTHLCSSWDNLSIGNNSSIGNETQLLGTSIENGYLKIGKIEIGDNCFVGIHSYIGLNTKMGNNSRIGDISALQDNEHISADESRQGSPSVKTKVNVPKGKSYKSKPFFWGIMHLFAIFTLFAFLMMAGIPSIVLIKFGLDSSSLLINMASILVSGPLAVLSFCITAVIVKKIVFNKITPGTYKTESLFFLRKWFVDSIIRLSVMLVKPVYTTIFFPHWLRMLGAKVGKNAEISTVSQFSPELMIIGDESFFADGSIIGGRHFYNGYMEVSITVIGNRSFVGNSAILPVGTSIGDNCLIGVLSVPPVKSGKIEDGTDWLGSPSFNLPRRQIVKGFDDKVIFKPTLKLYIQRYLIDFLRILIPSTIEVLGVLSTFYTAYYFYETQGIFSMIGLLPLLAILVAIVSSLIVVFVKWLLMGRIKATVKPLWSTFVWYNEAVNGAYESITAQMLAPFIGTPFFAPFLRLLGCKIGRNVHMGTSLFSEFDLVEIEDNVSLNAGVVIQNHLFEDRIMKASSLRIKENCNIGNMSIVLYDSIIDRNTSIAPLSLVMKGENLPSNSKWKGIPCQAV
- a CDS encoding 4'-phosphopantetheinyl transferase family protein, which translates into the protein MKIYIVEITPKLLQSMCQVLDVLSPIEKTEIALIGNNQLKMSIVVSKVLKRYLLSEYCDFGILPAYWEFEKTIENKPYTVNSIYESKLFFNVSHCEDIFAIAISSKDEVGLDIESYHYKIDDRLAQTVFTDSEIVKLQRSSILSKQMHYLRLWTIKEAYAKYLGLGIGLDFKGLDIVGRSESYYAAMYNNKVQPNHIYNKTICFSGKSYALSVTHKEINLNQTPHIIEFDSRRLMKLLSK